The following proteins are encoded in a genomic region of Bubalus kerabau isolate K-KA32 ecotype Philippines breed swamp buffalo chromosome 13, PCC_UOA_SB_1v2, whole genome shotgun sequence:
- the PFDN4 gene encoding prefoldin subunit 4 isoform X1, with protein sequence MAATMKKAAAEDVNVTFEDQQKINKFARNTSRITELKEEIEVKKKQLQNLEDACEDIMLADDDCLMIPYQIGDVFISHSQEETQEMLEEAKKNLQEEIDALESRVESIQRVLADLKVQLYAKFGSNINLEADES encoded by the exons GCTGCAGAAGATGTCAATGTCACTTTTGAGGATCaacaaaagataaacaaatttgCACGGAATACAAGTAGAATCACAGAgctgaaggaagaaatagaagtaaAAAAG aaacaactccagaaTTTAGAAGATGCCTGTGAGGACATCATGCTTGCAGATGACGACTGCTTAATGATACCTTATCAGATTGGCGATGTTTTCATTAGTCATTCTCAAGAAGAAACACAAGAAATGTTAGAAGAAGCCAAG aaaaaTTTGCAAGAGGAAATTGACGCCTTAGAATCCAGAGTGGAATCAATTCAGCGGGTGTTAGCAGATCTGAAAGTTCAGTTATATGCAAAATTCGGGAGTAACATAAACCTTGAAGCTGATGAaagttaa
- the PFDN4 gene encoding prefoldin subunit 4 isoform X2: MAAEDVNVTFEDQQKINKFARNTSRITELKEEIEVKKKQLQNLEDACEDIMLADDDCLMIPYQIGDVFISHSQEETQEMLEEAKKNLQEEIDALESRVESIQRVLADLKVQLYAKFGSNINLEADES, from the exons GCTGCAGAAGATGTCAATGTCACTTTTGAGGATCaacaaaagataaacaaatttgCACGGAATACAAGTAGAATCACAGAgctgaaggaagaaatagaagtaaAAAAG aaacaactccagaaTTTAGAAGATGCCTGTGAGGACATCATGCTTGCAGATGACGACTGCTTAATGATACCTTATCAGATTGGCGATGTTTTCATTAGTCATTCTCAAGAAGAAACACAAGAAATGTTAGAAGAAGCCAAG aaaaaTTTGCAAGAGGAAATTGACGCCTTAGAATCCAGAGTGGAATCAATTCAGCGGGTGTTAGCAGATCTGAAAGTTCAGTTATATGCAAAATTCGGGAGTAACATAAACCTTGAAGCTGATGAaagttaa